A genome region from Falco biarmicus isolate bFalBia1 chromosome 11, bFalBia1.pri, whole genome shotgun sequence includes the following:
- the IER5 gene encoding immediate early response gene 5 protein, whose protein sequence is MEFKLEAHRIVSISLGKIYSARGQRGGLKLHKNLLVSLVLRSARQVYLSEPGCPPEPPPAACGPPEEESPLPRAAAWPAGEPSPPQDEAARGGPRLPGADCEGPRPRRCCCGCCCEANRAACAAAPPPPPHCPRKRSAGERGQPGSPVKKLRREAEEPPPPPPGEQEDMETGNVASLISIFGSSFSGLLSKEPKGRRRAPLDGGEAATSTTPAEAAAEPGQICCDEPVLRTLNPWSTAIVAF, encoded by the coding sequence ATGGAGTTCAAGCTGGAGGCGCACCGCATCGTCAGCATCTCGCTGGGCAAGATCTACAGCGCTCGGGGCCAGCGCGGCGGCCTCAAGCTGCACAAGAACCTCCTGGTGTCGCTGGTGCTGCGCAGCGCCCGACAGGTCTACCTGAGCGAGCCGGGCTGCCCGCCcgagccgccccccgccgcctgcGGGCCCCCAGAGGAGGAGTCGCCGCTGCCCCGTGCCGCCGCCTGGCCGGCCGGCGAGCCGTCGCCCCCGCAGGACGAGGCGGCTAGGGGCGGCCCGCGGCTGCCCGGCGCGGACTGCGAGGGCCCCCGGCCGCGGCGCTGttgctgcggctgctgctgcgAGGCGAACCGCGCGGCCTGCGctgccgcgccgcccccgccgccccacTGCCCCCGGAAGCGCAGCGCCGGCGAGCGGGGCCAGCCGGGCTCCCCGGTGAAGAAACTCCGCCGCGAGGCGGAGGagccgccgcccccgccgccgggcgaGCAGGAGGACATGGAGACGGGCAACGTGGCCAGCCTCATCAGCATCTTCGGCTCCAGCTTTTCGGGACTGCTCAGCAAGGAGCCCaagggccggcggcgggcgcccCTGGACGGCGGCGAGGCGGCGACGAGCACGACGCCCGccgaggcggcggcggagccgggACAGATCTGCTGCGACGAGCCGGTGCTGCGGACCCTCAACCCCTGGAGCACGGCCATCGTGGCCTTCTGA